The Raphanus sativus cultivar WK10039 chromosome 6, ASM80110v3, whole genome shotgun sequence sequence AGATAATTTGCACAGTGGTTCAACTGGTCCAGTTATAATCATAAGAGGTTTGACATCGGTGAAAGGCCTTGAGGGTGTTGAATTGCTTGACACTCTTCTCACATATCTCTGGCGTGTTCATGGTGTGGACTATTACGGAAAGCTTGAAACAAATGAAGCTAAGGGTCTGCGGCATGTGAGAGCAGAAGGAAAAGGTTCTGATGCAAAAGGAGATGAGAGCGAGGACAAATTTGACTCTCATTGGCAAGAGAGGTTGAAAGGTCAAGATCCCTTGGAAGTGATGGCTGCCAAAGAGAAGCTAGATGCTGCTGCTATTGAAGCTTTAGATCCACATGTCCGAAAGATTAGGGATGAGAAGTATGGTTGGAAATATGGTTGTGGAGCTAAAGGCTGCACGAAGCTGTTTCATGCTGCTGAGTTTGTGCACAAGCATCTCAAGCTCAAACATGCTGAGCTTGTAGTGGACCAGACTGCCAAAGTGCGGGAAGAActttattttcaaaactatatgaAGTATGTAGGCTTTCTTCTCTTGGATTCCTGTTCTGTCATTTCTGACCAGGttgtaatgaaaaaaattattcgtCATTTGTAGTGATCCTAATGCGCCAGGAGGACAACCAGCCACGCAGCAACCTGGCCCGGTAAATGATCCTTTTTATCAGTTGATAGAGTGTTGTCTAGTTTGTTATTTCGGATTTGCTTCTAATGTGTTTTGTATACATTTGGCAGAGAGATAGAGTTATGATGAGACGCAAGCCAGGCATGGAGAACAGATTGAGGGATGATCGAGGTGGACGCAGAGACGGACGAGCTTATGGAAATGACAGAATTGATCGGTCAGAGGATCAACAGAGAGGTGATGGAAACGGTCCAAATCCGGAGGAAGGTGGTTTCGATGCATTTGGTGGGCAAGGCGGTTTTCAGGTACCTTCCTACTCGGCTGATATAAATGCACCACCGATGCTGATGCCTGTTCCTGGTGCCGGGTAGGTTTAACAATGACTATTAACTCTCTCATGATCTTATCCTAAGAGAGCAAACCATAACCAGTGATTTGTAATGATTGTGTGAATGTTAAATGTGGGCAGGCCACTAGGACCATTTGTACCAGCACCACCTGAGGTTGCGATGCAGATGTTCAGGGACCCGAGCGGGCCCAACCCTTCTTTTGAAGGTGGGGGCAGAGGTGGACCAGCCCCTTTTCTGTTGTCTCCGGCCTTTAGACAGGATCCTAGACGGCTACGCAGGTATAACATTGCTTTCATCTCTCCATTAAACATGGCTCAACCTAGAGTCGTTTACTGTATATGATGTCTATAAGAAACTAATGTTATGGGAAAATGGTGGCAGCTACCAAGACCTAGATGCGCCAGAGGAAGAGGTGACCGTTATTGATTACAGGAGCTTGTAgacagagaggagagagagtggGATGCCCGGTCTAGCCAGCCGATTGGAACAACAATCTACATGCTCTTTGATGTCTGtatcttttctttcttgtttcatCCTAATTTTTACTCAGTAAAGGCGTAAGACACGCactctatatatttttgttgattGCTTTTCATGTGTTTTAGTTATCGTTTCTTTGTACCTTTATGCATTTTCTACTTCTGTTTTCATGTTCTATTGAAATCGTCTCATCGTTTAGTTGTATTCATATGCATTCCTCAGAACtgatattttcaataatatttactCTTTGTTCGCCTGTGCTTCAGCATTGGATTAGATAACAAGCTTAAATAAGATCTTCGGACCCAAACACTCCGGAGAAGATGAGCATCATGCACATAAAAACCTCCAAAATTCTGTAAATTTATCCCcgctaccaaaaaaaaattgtatgagAGACTATAGATCCAATCATGTCACGTGACCAGACACTAACACATGGCTTCATTTGAACATAGATGGTCTAGACTGATAACAATTTGACCCTTTATCCAACTAGATTTGACGTGAATTATCCTGAAGTTTTAGTATTTGATGCTTGGTAGTATCCCAGAAACGTTCAACTGCCTAAAGGGAACTGCTGATAACATTGATGAATTTACATGGTCTCTGTTTTCTAGCAGCTTCAACTTCCAACTTAAAACGTTCCCGCAAAAGATCTGAACAACAACCAACttggaaaacaaatatatgatctTGGATAAAAGTCCAGCCATTCGCTAAAAATCTGTCTTAACTTCTTGCAACAAATAAGTATCTCTTCTTCTAACTGCACCAACCGAATAGAGAGGTCCATGAAATTTTAGCCGAACATCGAATAATCTATCTATCCACCAAGTTTTGAAAAAGCCATCATTCCTAGTGGGGTAGAGTGATAATCATTGCAGTTTGAATGCTCTTCTCATTTTAGAATTACAAACCACTCAAGGTTATTTTATAAACAACGAGGAATCATGGCGACTGTGTATCATCGTATAAGAAATTCCTTGCCGAAGTAGCAAAGAAAAAACCTCAACTCTTCCTTTCAATAAAACAATAATCCAGAGCAATGATCATTTGAACACTTGAATATTAGCGTTAGCCTCACATTTTCTCTCACTATCACCCAAATTTAACCCAACATAGTTTACAGAACACTTTGTTCATATTCATTTCACAATCTACACCACTTGCTCTCACCGACATCCGGTAAAATGGTACACTTAAACCTtacacagttttttttttatgtgcgCACAAAACTTTATACAGTTATATTTactgttttagttaaaaaaaaaaacactgggCTCCAttcacaaagaaacaaaaacattgctttttttattttatttttcactttagaAGTTACTTGTccataaaatatacaaaattaatatcTAATTCTAACTTCATTGAGTGCAACTCAGATCTAATCAGATTCCCACCAACAATGCTCAAAGCCAACATTCTCAAAGGCCTTTTCCTCCTCTTCACTCTCTCCTCCGCGCAGACCCCTCCGGCACCAGAACCAGTGCCCGCAGATGGACCTTCTTCTCCGACGAACTGTCTAGTGAGTATGCTAAACGTATCAGACTGTCTCTCGTACGTTCAGGTAGGGAGTACCGAGACTAAGCCAGAAGCTGCCTGTTGCCCTGAGCTTGCTGGGATGGCTCAGAGCTCGCCGGAGTGCGTCTGTAATCTTCTCGGCGGCGGTGCATCGCCGCGTTTCGGAGTCAAGCTTGATAAGCAGAGAGCGGAGGAACTTTCTTCAATCTGCGGTGTGAAAGCTCCTTCGCCTAGTCTGTGTTCAGGTACTTCTTACTCATTACGTGCACCTACTTTTTTATACGTTATTGGACGTCCGATCCAATTAAGCTCAATCGAACGGCTCAGATAATTAGATAGTCTTGATAAAAAAGACCATAACTTTAGTTGAACACAAATAGAGTATAACCAGTAGGggtaggggtgggcgttcggatacccgttcgggttcggatcgggtattttggattttcgggtatttcggtataggagtataaaacccgttcgggtatttctgtacttcgggtcgggttcgggtatttttagttcgggttcggttatttcgggtcggattttcggatatttagattttgcaaaaaaaaattaacttcttcatttctcaagtttttttcttttaaaaaatataaattttacttaactgatattttatttttaatacattgaatgatttgaagataaaatcttaaaaataaaatacactaatttgattattgtttttaaattttagttgtagcttttgttaatgcatgaaactaaaatttggacatgcattttaattgagcaaaaaatcacttttcttgcaattatatgtatattatctaattttaaaccatgtgtataattaatataagtattttgaataaaattagagaagtaaACTATGAATATATGGTTAATAGTACATaagttcggttattttcggatatccattcgggttcgggtactatccgttcgggttcggatatccaatctctcataattcaatacccgttcgggtattttgctacttcggttcggatttcggttcgggtttttcgggtcgggttcgggtgccacttcgaGTATGGGGTAAAGTGCCCACCTCTAAATTGGGGtacgaaaaataaaacaaaaccaaccCAAACCAAATCATAATGTCTAAACCAGTtagttcaaaattttatcaacccaaattatttagttttatttggttttgaattaaaccgaaccaaaaaattaaagtatttttaattagttaattaaatatacttttaagaaatgtatttttactatttatttacatatattcttttatttctttttacatACATATATTCATTGTTGTTTCTTGGTTAATAGTTCTTGGTTTTCCAACCATCTCTCCAGCAGGAAGTGAAGATTCATCATCTGGAggttagatttattattttcctatgttaaaatatattaagaagaCCCCAAGATCTAGATTTCAGCTTTATTTCATTTAGGATTATACATCTACAGCATTGACGGTACTGATTATATTTCAAGGAATCAACATGTTGTTTTTGGTCTTACAATTCTAAATAGATTATCTCTGAATAGCATTAAGTGGTTAAATTTCAGGTTCTGAAGGATCGGACAAAGATAAGAAAAACGGAGGTGGCATGGCCACTAAAGGTTATGGATTAGCTTTGAACTCTCTTGTGTTGGCCTTGTTCACGATTTTTTCTTTATACTGAGCATTACATAGCTTTACTAGGTGATGcatcatatatttatatcatcATTCTTACTATATTTCCCCTTTTGTGATTCCGCGTAAGAATATTTGTTCTCGTGTGTTTCTTACAGAACTTGAGTTCTGTTATAATGTTATAGTGTAGTGAGCTTGTATTGTTATGGATGTTGATTTACAAATAAAGATATCATTTTTCCAATTACTGGAAACTGTGAAAGACAAgttttgattctgttttttttttcttaacattcaGAGAATCATTTATTGCCTCTTTCCCTGTTTGTTAACTAAGCATCCACGAAGCTCTAATTTGTGTTCAACATTGCAGTTTCGGGTTAATCAGTTATAGGCGCATATATGTGAAATAAGGAAAAAAGATGTAAGCATATGAAATCAAACTGGTCATTAGCCCACAAACAACCAAGAAGGCAAGTCATTCGTATGGCCCACTTTTATAAAGCctgaaatcaaattttttttaatatcgtTGGAGCGAAAATAGCCAATAATTTTCGCGGGCCAACTTTTCATCAAACGAAATGCTATAAAAGTTTCGTAGAAGATTTagggcaaaagaaaaaaaatattaatcgggAATCCTGAGCGACGATAAACAGAGTTCACTTGTGCTATTAAACTACTGATTCGGTAGTTTTCTTGTCCATTTCCATTCAGGTTCGTCAGATTCTCATATTCTGTAAAGTTCGGatcttatatattatgttcGCATCTGCCAGATTAATTTAGCAATTagaattacatttttgttgatATCTCTGTGAGATGCAGAACAAAATAGCTCGAACAAATCAAACCCTAGTTTATATTATGTTTCTCAAAAAGTATTGATCACGTTAGGGTTCAGAACTAGAATAAGAAAGAATGCGATGATTGATTTGTTTATTGATTTGGAATAAAGTAATGTTCGAACAAAGTTAATCTGGTTTAAAATATTGAATGTTATATATTgtcttaattaatatttttttgtttgttagtgTGAGTGACAAATAGAAAAATGGCACCACAGTCGGGGATAAGAAAACAAGCAAGCGGAGCTgagaaaagaagaaggagaaagaagattgaAGAGTTTGTCAAGTCTCAATCCAACGCCATGCTCAAGTTTATCAAGAAACCCGATAAATCTAGCAACGACAACTGATTATCAGTTTCCCAAGGATGCTCTCGGCAGGCACTTCTCGCATGAGTTATACATAAGAGTACTGGCGAATAAAGAGACACTAGATGGTTTACTCGGAAGCTTTTGATAAAGCATTTTGTTTTTGCTGCAAGCTGTTCagagacgatgatgatgatgatcagaaACGTGATGATGATTTGGTGACTAGAGGGTATAATGATTGGGGAAATGTTTCGACAAGGTTCAGAGAACATGAAACGAGTTATGATCATATTCGTTGCATGGTTCGTTGGAGAGAAGTCAACAAGAGAGAAAAAGGGTGTTGACGATATTGGTCAGAGTAAAGTCAACAATCCtgtgagcttggatgagtgtgATGATGAaagtgagaagaagaaggaggaacAACTCTCTGAAGATTTTTCAGATCCTGGGAACTGGGGAAAGGTTGATACGAGGTGGAGAGATTTATTGGTTAAGATTGGTCCAACGACAAGGCCCCATCAAGTGATTATCAGTTTCCTAAGGATGCTGCTACTGGGAGGCGTTTCTCGCATGCTCTCTACGTGAGAGAGTTAATGGTGAAGGGTGAGAAAGCAGATCGAC is a genomic window containing:
- the LOC108809061 gene encoding non-specific lipid transfer protein GPI-anchored 12, whose amino-acid sequence is MLKANILKGLFLLFTLSSAQTPPAPEPVPADGPSSPTNCLVSMLNVSDCLSYVQVGSTETKPEAACCPELAGMAQSSPECVCNLLGGGASPRFGVKLDKQRAEELSSICGVKAPSPSLCSVLGFPTISPAGSEDSSSGGSEGSDKDKKNGGGMATKGYGLALNSLVLALFTIFSLY